The following is a genomic window from Amycolatopsis acidiphila.
GCGCTGATCGACCTCGACGGGTTCAAGGGGGTCAACGACGAGCACTCGCACGCCGAGGGCGACGACGTGCTCCGCGTCGTGGCGAGCACGCTGCGCGACGCCCTGCGCGGGGACGACATCGTGGCCCGCTACGGCGGTGACGAGTTCGTGGCGCTGCTGCCGGGCGCACCGGTGTCCGCCGCGAAGCAGGCGCTGGGCCGCGCGGTGAACGCGGTGTCATCCCTGCCACACCACCTCTCGCACGGGGTGACGCTGTCCGTCGGGCTCGTTTCGCTGCGTCCGCAGGAGCGGGCGGACCAGGTCCTCTCGCGTGCCGACGCCGCCATGTACCAGGCAAAACGCGGCGGCGGCGACCAGGTCGCGACGGCGAACGCGATCCCGGGTGAGACGGTGGCGGGATGGGCGGAAGCCGACCCGGCACCGAGCCTCGAATAGCTTCCGTAGGATCGTTGCCCGGTAACTAACACCGCATGAACATCGCCGTCTGCAGTTTGGGAGTGCCGTGACCGGCCCGCTGAGCACGTTGGTCCTCGCCGCGGGCGAGGGCACCCGCATGCGTTCCACCACCCCGAAGGTGCTGCACCCCATCGCCGGCAGACCCCTGGTCGAGCACGCCGTGCGCGCCGCCGCGGGCCTGGACCCCGAGCACCTCGTGGTGGTCGTGGGGCACGGCCGCGAAGCGGTCTCCGCCCACCTCGAAGGGCTGGGCAAGGCCCTCGGCCGCCCGGTCGGCACCGCCGTGCAGGAGGTTCAGCAGGGCACCGGGCACGCCGTGTCGTGCGCGCTGGAGACCCTGCCGGCCGGGCTGGGCGGCACGGTCCTGGTCAGCTACGGCGACGTGCCGCTGCTGGACACCGGGACGCTGTCGGCCCTGCTGGCCGAGCACCGCGACAACGGCAACGCGGTCACGGTGCTGACCGCCGTCCTCGAGGACCCGACCGGCTACGGCCGCATCATCCGCGACGCGAACGGCGCCGTGCGCGGCATCGTCGAGCAGCGGGACGCGACCGAGGACCAGCTCGACATCGCCGAGATCAACTCCGGGGTCTACGCGTTCGACGCCGCCCTGCTCGCCGAGGGCCTGACGCGGCTGTCCACCGACAACTCCCAGGGCGAGCTGTACCTGACCGACGTGCTCACCAACGCCTGTGCCGACGGCCGGAAGGTCGGTGCGCTCGTGCTCGACGACCCGTGGCTGACCGAGGGCGTGAACGACCGCGTGCAGCTCTCGGCGCTCGGTGCCGAGCTCAACCGCCGGATCGTGCGCCGCTGGCAGCTGTCCGGCGTGACGGTGGTCGACCCGGCGAGCACCTGGCTCGACGCGGGCGTGACGCTCGCCCGGGACGTCCGGATCGAGCCGGGTGTGCAGCTGCACGGCGACACCACCGTCGGCGAGGGCGCGGTGATCGGCCCGGACAGCACGCTCACCGACGTCGAGATCGGCGCGGGCGCACGCGTCGTGCGCACGCACGGCTCGGAGTCACGCATCGGCGAGAACGCCAACGTCGGCCCGTTCGCGTACCTGCGCCCGGGCACGGTCCTGGGCGAGCAGGGCAAGATCGGCACGTTCGTCGAGACGAAGAAGGTGCACATCGGCAAGGGCTCCAAGGTGCCGCACCTGACCTACGTCGGCGACGCGACGATCGGCGAGAACAGCAACATCGGCGCGTCCAGCGTGTTCGTCAACTACGACGGCGTGCGCAAGCACCAGACCACGATCGGTTCCCACGTGCGGACCGGATCGGACAACACCTTCGTCGCGCCGGTCTCGGTCGGTGACGGCGGGTACACGGGCGCTGGCACTGTGATCAGGGAGGACGTCCCCCCGGGGGCGCTTGCCGTCTCGATGGGACCGCAGCGCAACATTGAAGGCTGGGTGGCCCGGCGCAGGCCGGGTACACCCGCGGCGGAGGCGGCAGCAGCCGCGCTCGCCGCTGAAGGGAACCAAGAAACCGAGCGGGAGTCGTCAGAATGAGTCCTAAGTCCGGCACGCCGAAGAAGAACCTGATGCTCTTCTCCGGACGCGCATACCGGGAGCTCGCGGACGAGGTGGCGCAGCACCTCAACGTGACGATCACCCCGCAGACCGCGCACACGTTCGCCAACGGCGAGCTGTTCGTGCGGTTCGAGGAGTCGGTGCGCGGTACGGACGCCTTCGTGATCCAGAGCCACACCACTCCGATCAACGAGTGGGTGATGGAGCAGCTGATCATGGTGGACGCGCTCAAGCGCGCGAGCGCCAAGCGGATCACCGTGGTCGTCCCGTTCTACCCGTACGCGCGGCAGGACAAGAAGCACAAGGGCCGCGAGCCGATCTCCGCGCGGCTGATCGCGGACCTGTTCAAGACCGCGGGCGCCGACCGGATCATGACCGTCGACCTGCACACCGCGCAGATCCAGGGCTTCTTCGACGGCCCGGTGGACCACCTGTTCGCGCAGAGCCTGCTCGCCGAGCACATCAAGAAGACCTACGGCGACGCCGACATCGCCGTGGTCTCGCCGGACTCGGGCCGGGTGCGGCTGGCGGAGAAGTGGGCGCAGCAGCTGGGCGACCGGCCGATCGCCTTCATCCACAAGACCCGCGACCCCGACAAGCCCAACCAGGCGGTCGCCAACCGCGTCGTCGGCCAGGTCGAGGGCAAGCTGTGCATCCTCGTCGACGACATGATCGACACCGGCGGCACGATCGTGAAGGCGTGTGACGCGCTGCTCGCCGAGGGCGCGGCGGACGTGGTCATCGCCACCACGCACGGCATCCTGTCCGATCCGGCGACCGAGCGGCTGTCGGAGTGCAAGGCCCGCGAGGTCATCGTGACGAACTCGCTGCCGATCCCGGAGGAGAAGCGGTTCCCGGGCCTGACGGTCCTCTCGATCGCCCCGCTGCTGGCCGAGGCCATCCAGCAGGTGTTCGAGGACGGCTCGGTCACCAGCCTGTTCGACGGGCACGCCTGATCGTTCAGCCCCGGGCGAAAGCGACTGCGGACGCCCGGGGCTGTCTCCTACCTTGCCGGTATGGACTACCGGTTCGGAGTGAGCCTGCGGGCGGTCGACGGCCAGTTCGCCGCCAAGTGCCGCCGGGCCGAGGAGCTCGGCTACGACGTCATCACCATCCCCGATCATCTCGGCGCGCCCGCGCCCTTTCCGGCGATCGTCGCCGCCGCGGCAGCGACCGGGCGGACGCACGTGGGTCCGCTGGTGCTGAACGCGCCCTTCTACAACCCGGCGCTGCTCGCCCGGGACGTCGAGTCCACGGTCCAGCTCACCGGTGGCCGGTTCGAGCTGGGCGTCGGCTCCGGCCACATGAAACGGGAGTTCGACGACGCCGGGCTGCCCTGGTGGCCCGCGAAACAACGCATCGCTTACCTGGAGAGCACCCTCACCGAGCTGCGGGAGCGCCTGCCGGAGCTGCCGCCGCTGCTGATCGCGGGCAACAGCGACGGCGTGCTGTCCCTCGCCGCGCGGCAGGCCGACATCATCGGGTTCGCGGGCCTCAAGCAGGCGCCCGGCGAGCCGCCCGGCACGTTCGACCTCGCCACGGCCGACGAACTGGCCGAGCGCGTGGCCTTCGTGCGCGGGCAGGCCGAGCGCGAGCTGGAGTTCAACATGCTGATCCAGAAGGTGGTCGCGCAGGAGGACCCCCGCGCGGAGCTCGACAGCTGGCTGCCCGGCTACGGCGCGGACGACCTCCTCGCCGCCCCGCAGATCTTCGCGGGCCCGGTCGAGCACATCGCCGAGCAGGTCCAGCGCCGCCGCGAACGCTTCGGCTTCACCTACTACACCGTCTTCGAGCCCGCGATGGAGGACTTCGCGCCGGTCATGGACCTAGTTCGGTCGCGGCCGACTGCTTGAGCTCTTCGGTGTCGACGGTCGCGACGGGCTCCGCGGTCACCACCGGCACCGCGGACACCTTCGCGGTCCCGGCCAGCTTCGGCAGCGTGTACCGCACCGAGCAGGCCATCGTCGTCGCGGCATTGAGCGGCGTGACGAGCTCCTGGCCGCAGTCCTGCCCGCCAAGCCTGCTCGAGGTCACCGAGGACTTCAGCACCAGCCGCGCGGATGCCCTCGGCGCGTCCCCGAGCAGCTTGTTCGAGACCTGCACGGTGTCCGTGCAGGACCCGGTCGCGGTGCAGCGCAGCGTGTTGTCCGAGACCGCGGTC
Proteins encoded in this region:
- the glmU gene encoding bifunctional UDP-N-acetylglucosamine diphosphorylase/glucosamine-1-phosphate N-acetyltransferase GlmU, whose product is MTGPLSTLVLAAGEGTRMRSTTPKVLHPIAGRPLVEHAVRAAAGLDPEHLVVVVGHGREAVSAHLEGLGKALGRPVGTAVQEVQQGTGHAVSCALETLPAGLGGTVLVSYGDVPLLDTGTLSALLAEHRDNGNAVTVLTAVLEDPTGYGRIIRDANGAVRGIVEQRDATEDQLDIAEINSGVYAFDAALLAEGLTRLSTDNSQGELYLTDVLTNACADGRKVGALVLDDPWLTEGVNDRVQLSALGAELNRRIVRRWQLSGVTVVDPASTWLDAGVTLARDVRIEPGVQLHGDTTVGEGAVIGPDSTLTDVEIGAGARVVRTHGSESRIGENANVGPFAYLRPGTVLGEQGKIGTFVETKKVHIGKGSKVPHLTYVGDATIGENSNIGASSVFVNYDGVRKHQTTIGSHVRTGSDNTFVAPVSVGDGGYTGAGTVIREDVPPGALAVSMGPQRNIEGWVARRRPGTPAAEAAAAALAAEGNQETERESSE
- a CDS encoding ribose-phosphate diphosphokinase; the encoded protein is MSPKSGTPKKNLMLFSGRAYRELADEVAQHLNVTITPQTAHTFANGELFVRFEESVRGTDAFVIQSHTTPINEWVMEQLIMVDALKRASAKRITVVVPFYPYARQDKKHKGREPISARLIADLFKTAGADRIMTVDLHTAQIQGFFDGPVDHLFAQSLLAEHIKKTYGDADIAVVSPDSGRVRLAEKWAQQLGDRPIAFIHKTRDPDKPNQAVANRVVGQVEGKLCILVDDMIDTGGTIVKACDALLAEGAADVVIATTHGILSDPATERLSECKAREVIVTNSLPIPEEKRFPGLTVLSIAPLLAEAIQQVFEDGSVTSLFDGHA
- a CDS encoding TIGR03621 family F420-dependent LLM class oxidoreductase, giving the protein MDYRFGVSLRAVDGQFAAKCRRAEELGYDVITIPDHLGAPAPFPAIVAAAAATGRTHVGPLVLNAPFYNPALLARDVESTVQLTGGRFELGVGSGHMKREFDDAGLPWWPAKQRIAYLESTLTELRERLPELPPLLIAGNSDGVLSLAARQADIIGFAGLKQAPGEPPGTFDLATADELAERVAFVRGQAERELEFNMLIQKVVAQEDPRAELDSWLPGYGADDLLAAPQIFAGPVEHIAEQVQRRRERFGFTYYTVFEPAMEDFAPVMDLVRSRPTA